A single Candidatus Eisenbacteria bacterium DNA region contains:
- a CDS encoding amidase, protein MRERRSAGASEASGGVALRSELGSPGSLTGTRSSVAITAALAGRKFRDGSLTPEQLTGDLLERIERENPRLNAFYEVFASEARESAARATRELREGLDRGPLHGVPIAVKDLFDVAGHVTTAGAHPGFHPPPARGDSEVVGRLRAAGAVLLGKTAVHEWAFGVSTNNPHFGPTRNPHDTERIPGGSSGGSGAALAAGLTVLALGTDTGGSIRIPAALCGVVGLKPTYGLVSLGGVTPLSRSLDHAGPMAGSVEDAFLLLEAISDFRRRTIARPKILLPRSFFFDDVDGAITDLVRAAASRLGKTESVEVAGVEAVLDANTVILFCDAAALHEEQLKEHPDWFGASVAERMSTGFKHRGVDYARARDVQRDWTAYLTRLLGADAVLAVPTSPVPATVIGDREGAVLGTLMTRLTAPFNLAGVPVLAVPVGKVGALPVGMQLVAAPGRESVLWALAQGL, encoded by the coding sequence ATACGCGAGCGACGATCTGCAGGAGCAAGCGAAGCGTCAGGCGGCGTCGCGCTGAGGTCCGAGTTGGGATCCCCCGGGAGCTTGACGGGCACACGGAGCAGCGTGGCGATCACGGCCGCCTTGGCCGGCCGAAAATTCCGAGACGGCTCCCTCACGCCCGAGCAGCTGACCGGGGATCTCCTCGAGCGGATCGAGCGAGAGAATCCGCGGCTCAACGCCTTCTACGAAGTCTTCGCATCCGAGGCGCGGGAGTCGGCCGCGAGAGCGACGCGAGAGCTGCGCGAGGGCCTGGACCGCGGCCCGCTCCACGGCGTTCCGATCGCGGTCAAGGATCTCTTCGATGTGGCGGGGCATGTCACGACGGCGGGCGCGCACCCTGGTTTTCATCCGCCCCCGGCCCGTGGCGATTCTGAGGTGGTGGGTCGGCTCCGCGCGGCGGGGGCCGTCCTCTTAGGGAAGACCGCGGTTCACGAATGGGCGTTCGGCGTCAGCACCAACAATCCCCACTTCGGTCCCACGCGGAACCCACACGATACGGAACGGATCCCGGGAGGGTCGTCCGGTGGGTCGGGGGCAGCGCTCGCCGCGGGGCTCACGGTCCTGGCGCTGGGAACCGACACGGGCGGATCGATCCGCATCCCGGCCGCCCTGTGCGGGGTGGTCGGGCTCAAGCCGACGTATGGGCTCGTGAGCCTGGGCGGCGTCACGCCGCTTTCGCGCTCGCTCGATCACGCGGGTCCGATGGCGGGCTCGGTCGAGGACGCGTTTCTCCTGCTCGAAGCGATCTCCGATTTTCGCCGCCGCACGATTGCACGCCCGAAGATTCTTCTCCCGAGGAGCTTCTTTTTCGACGATGTCGACGGTGCGATCACGGACCTTGTGCGCGCGGCAGCCTCGCGGCTAGGGAAGACGGAGTCGGTCGAGGTCGCCGGCGTGGAGGCCGTGTTGGACGCGAACACGGTGATCCTCTTCTGCGACGCGGCCGCGCTCCACGAGGAGCAGCTCAAGGAGCATCCGGACTGGTTCGGCGCATCGGTGGCGGAGCGCATGAGCACCGGCTTCAAGCACCGCGGGGTGGACTACGCCCGCGCCCGGGACGTGCAGCGCGACTGGACCGCGTACCTCACGCGGCTACTCGGGGCCGATGCGGTGCTCGCGGTCCCCACGTCGCCCGTTCCTGCCACGGTGATCGGAGATCGCGAGGGCGCGGTGCTGGGGACCTTGATGACGCGCCTCACCGCTCCGTTCAACCTGGCGGGGGTGCCGGTTCTCGCCGTGCCTGTCGGCAAGGTGGGCGCGCTCCCGGTCGGGATGCAGCTTGTCGCCGCCCCGGGACGGGAGTCGGTTCTTTGGGCTCTCGCGCAGGGGCTCT
- a CDS encoding OmpA family protein encodes MRHHSISSGPRILLAALILAGVPACSSMSKEQKGAIIGAAAGSAAGAVIGKQTGSTARGAIIGAAVGGVAGAIIGHRMDRQARELKQNIPGAVVERVGEGIQVTFASGLLFDFDSDVVRGNARANLNELARSIDKYPDTDLMIVGHTDAVGTDSYNQDLSQRRAESAARYLESRGVRTRVDARGRGEREPVATNETDAGRRRNRRVEVAIYASDDLQEQAKRQAASR; translated from the coding sequence ATGCGACATCATTCGATTTCCAGTGGCCCGCGGATCCTGCTTGCCGCGCTGATCCTGGCCGGGGTGCCCGCGTGCTCTTCGATGAGCAAGGAGCAAAAAGGCGCGATCATCGGCGCCGCGGCCGGGAGCGCTGCGGGCGCCGTGATCGGCAAGCAGACCGGGTCGACCGCGCGGGGCGCCATCATCGGAGCGGCGGTGGGAGGAGTGGCGGGGGCGATCATCGGGCATCGGATGGATCGGCAAGCGAGGGAGCTCAAGCAGAACATCCCGGGAGCGGTCGTCGAGCGCGTGGGGGAGGGGATTCAGGTCACGTTTGCCTCCGGGCTCTTGTTCGATTTCGACTCGGATGTGGTCCGGGGGAATGCCCGCGCCAACTTGAACGAGCTTGCACGAAGCATCGACAAGTATCCCGACACGGACCTGATGATCGTGGGGCACACCGACGCGGTCGGGACGGACTCCTACAACCAGGACCTCTCGCAGAGACGCGCCGAGTCGGCGGCCCGCTACCTGGAATCCCGGGGAGTCAGGACCCGGGTCGATGCCCGGGGACGCGGGGAACGCGAGCCGGTCGCGACCAACGAGACGGACGCGGGCAGACGGCGAAATCGCCGCGTCGAGGTCGCGATATACGCGAGCGACGATCTGCAGGAGCAAGCGAAGCGTCAGGCGGCGTCGCGCTGA